A window from Limanda limanda chromosome 14, fLimLim1.1, whole genome shotgun sequence encodes these proteins:
- the LOC133019582 gene encoding dicarboxylate carrier SLC25A8-like translates to MVGTKPMDVMVPSQAVKFFGAGTAGCIADLITFPLDTAKVRLQIQGEASKIEGASATKYRGVFGTIITMVRTEGPRSLYNGLVAGLQRQMSFASVRIGLYDSMKQFYTRGTDSAGIVTRLMAGCTTGAMAVAFAQPTDVVKVRFQAQVRTADGVRRYNSTLDAYRTIARTEGIRGLWRGCMPNITRNAIVNCAELVTYDMIKELILKYDLMTDNLPCHFTAAFGAGFCTTVVASPVDVVKTRFMNSGPGKYSSASNCALTMLRNEGPNAFYKGFMPSFLRLGSWNIVMFVTYEQIKRQMTKAQHSWESPF, encoded by the exons ATGGTTGGCACGAAACCCATGGACGTCATGGTGCCCTCTCAGGCAGTTAAGTTCTTCGGAGCAGGCACAGCCGGCTGCATTGCTGACCTCATCACCTTTCCCCTGGATACTGCCAAAGTCAGACTACAG ATTCAGGGAGAGGCTAGTAAAATCGAAGGGGCCAGTGCAACAAAGTACCGAGGAGTGTTTGGCACCATCATAACCATGGTGCGCACAGAGGGGCCCAGGAGTCTTTACAACGGCCTGGTGGCAGGACTCCAAAGGCAGATGAGCTTCGCTTCCGTCCGAATCGGCCTTTACGACTCCATGAAGCAATTTTACACACGAGGCACTGACA GCGCTGGGATTGTGACTCGGCTCATGGCAGGGTGCACCACTGGAGCCATGGCTGTGGCTTTTGCCCAACCAACAGATGTGGTGAAGGTGCGTTTCCAAGCCCAGGTACGAACGGCTGATGGTGTCAGGAGGTACAACAGCACCCTAGATGCCTACAGGACGATTGCGCGAACTGAAGGGATAAGGGGCCTTTGGAGAG GCTGCATGCCCAACATCACTCGTAACGCCATCGTAAACTGTGCAGAGCTGGTGACCTATGACATGATCAAGGAACTCATCCTGAAGTATGATCTAATGACAG acaaCCTGCCCTgccacttcacagctgcttttggTGCAGGCTTCTGCACAACAGTTGTCGCCTCTCCTGTGGATGTGGTCAAAACACGGTTCATGAACTCAGGACCTGGCAAGTACAGCAGCGCAAGCAACTGTGCTCTCACCATGCTGAGAAATGAAGGACCCAACGCTTTTTATAAAGG GTTCATGCCTTCTTTCTTGCGACTTGGGTCCTGGAACATTGTGATGTTTGTGACGTATGAACAGATTAAAAGACAAATGACCAAGGCACAGCACAGCTGGGAGTCGCCATTTTGA
- the ppme1 gene encoding protein phosphatase methylesterase 1 gives MEKQLHLNLFASRPPMAGGVQASSKMKMGPGRKRDFSPLPWSHYFETMEDVEVENENGKDIFRIYCSGSHGPVLLLLHGGGHSALSWAVFTGVIFSRITCRVVAMDLRAHGDSKVKNPEDLSADTMAKDIGKVVEVLYGENPPPIMIIGHSMGGAIAVHTAIANQLPSLLGLCVIDVVEGTAMDALNSMQNFLRSRPKTFKSLENAIEWSVKSGQIRNMESARVSMGGQVKKCEDPTSSPGVSNSIGDGIIEEDEEEEAEVESNKKRMKEDDQEMKKESIFSWRVDLSKTEKYWDGWFRGLSALFLTCPVPKLLLLAGVDRLDKDLTIGQMQGKFQMQVLPQCGHAVHEDAPEKVADALATFMVRHKFTEFKEGYLC, from the exons ATGGAGAAACAGCTGCATCTGAACCTGTTCGCCTCCAGACCTCCTATGGCAGGTGGTGTTCAGGCCAGCTCCAAGATGAAAATGGG ACCTGGTCGGAAGAGAGATTTCTCCCCGCTGCCCTGGAGCCATTACTTTGAGACCATGGAAGACGTTGAAGTGGAGAATGAGAATGGAAAAGAT ATTTTCAGAATTTACTGCAGTGGTTCCCATGGTCctgtgctgctcctgctccatgGAGGAGGCCACTCTGCACTCTCCTGGGCAGTGTTCACT GGCGTTATATTCAGCAGGATCACCTGCAGGGTCGTGGCTATGGACCTTCGAGCTCATG GTGACTCCAAAGTGAAAAATCCTGAAGATCTCTCTGCAGATACGATGGCCAA GGATATTGGCAAAGTGGTGGAGGTGCTCTACGGAGAGAACCCTCCTCCGATCATGATTATTGGACACAGCATGGGTGGGGCCATTGCAGTTCACACAGCCATTGCCAATCAATTACCATCACTTCTGGGCCTCTGTGTTATTGACGTTGTTGAAG GTACAGCGATGGATGCTTTGAACAGTATGCAGAATTTCCTCAGAAGTCGGCCAAAGACATTTAAATCTCTGGAGAACGCCATTGAATGGAG TGTGAAAAGTGGCCAGATCCGAAACATGGAGTCAGCACGTGTGTCAATGGGAGGCCAAGTGAAGAA ATGTGAGGACCCCACTAGCAGTCCAGGAGTCTCTAATAGCATTGGCGACGGTATAAtagaagaggacgaggaggaagaagcagaagtAGAATCAAACAAGAAAAGGATGAAGGAAGATGATCAAGAG ATGAAAAAGGAAAGCATCTTCAGCTGGCGTGTGGACCTGTCAAAGACAGAAAAGTACTGGGATGGCTGGTTCCGAGGCCTGTCTGCTCTCTTCCTCACCTGCCCTGTGCCAAAACTGCTTCTGCTCGCAG GAGTGGACAGGCTGGACAAAGACCTTACTATTGGACAGATGCAAG GGAAGTTTCAGATGCAAGTCCTCCCTCAGTGTGGTCACGCTGTCCATGAGGACGCACCggaaaaa GTAGCAGATGCTCTAGCAACATTTATGGTCCGACACAAATTCACTGAGTTTAAGGAAGGATATTTGTG cTAA